ATCTGCATTCTCAAGAACTCCTTCCAGGGTACCAAATTGCTCGATCAGAGTTTGTGCTTTTTTAGGACCTACCAGGGGAACTCCAGGAATATTATCAACGGCATCGCCTACTAATGATTGAAAATCAATCACTTGCTCTGGACGAACTCCCCAATCCTTAACAACACCTTCTGCATCCATAAACGTATTTTTGCGAATATTATAAAGCTGGACAGACTCATTGATCAGTTGGCGCGCATCTTTATCATTCGTGACGATGACGGTTTGAATCCCTTTTTCCTTGGCTAATTGCGCGATTGTGGCAAAGACGTCATCGGCTTCCCAGCCAGGCGATTCAATGATGGGAACCTGAAACCCTTTGACCACATCCATTATCGAGGAAATTTGTGCCGCCAGATCTTCGGGCATTTCGGAGCGGTTCGCTTTGTATTCCGGGAAGATTTCATTTCTGGTTCCCGGCCCACTCGAATCCATGGCAAAGATTAAATAATCCGGGGAATGAGTTTTAATAATGTTGAGGATATCGCGTGTGATTCCAAAAATGGCATTGGTTGGTTGACCGGCTGGACCAGTCATTGCCGGTACAGCATGAAAAACCTGAAATACCAGAGAAAACGTATCAATGATGTAAAGTGTTTCTTTCATAAAGATTTAGCTTTACCTGTAATTTTGAAAAGAGATTGCCGAAAGTGAAAACATAGAGGACGTTATCATCACAACATTATTTTTTACAGTATTGAAATGTGGAGAGAGAAGCATTCCATTTTTATTATTGGTGAGATGCTATCTATTCGCCATGAACAGGCGAGCCGAACTCCAAACTCAATGAAATCTTTTAACAATATCTTGGCTCATTACTTCTGTGTATGTGTATGTTTGTATGCTTCTTGTGGGGGCAACCTATCCAGCGAAGTTGGAACTAATTGCGAACACAATACATAGAATCAGAAACCTGCTTGACACTGCTTTTACTCCACTTAAAATGTTGTATAGGGCTTGTTCTTTCAGAGTTTTCTGATTCACTTCATCTAGTTTTCCTGATATTTGTGCGGGTCGCTGCACTGATCTATTGTGAGATGGATAGACATCTCAGGCTCATTAACTGCGAAGGTGCTACTTTGCATCTGATAGTCACTTAAAAACTTTAAGGTTCAATCACATGGCCGCCAGTAAACCAACCGCCGTTCACTTTTCGTTGATCTTCTTTGTCATGGCTGCTCTTATTGGTGCAGTGATGGCATACTTAAATCATAAAGATCTAGGCGAGGCAAACGCCAAGCTGGAGCAAGCTCAGAAAGATTCACAGCGAGACGGTGCAGCAGTTCGTAATCTGGATGAAGAGCTCCAGGAATTAAAAAAGCTGATCGGGAATGAGCAGGAAGAGGTAGGGCTTGGCAGCAAGACTCCTAATACTGTGCTTGGTGCCACCGAGCAGGATATCAAAACTCACGCGGGAGTACTGGCAGAGGGGACAATCAAAAACACGTTGATCAAGCTTTCGGGGCAGTTAAATCAGACTAAAAGCCAATTAGCTGAGGAGCAAGCTGCCAAAAACGCACTGGAAGCACAATTCCTGGCATTGAAGGGTGAGTTAGACAAAGTCGTCGATACCCATAAAACCGCTCGAGATAACGCAGAAAAAGATTTGGCAGATAATCAGAAAATCAAAGAAGAAGAAGTCTCTGCCAAGGACCAGCAAATTTCTGCACTGCAAAAGGAGAATGAAGAGATTTTGATCGAATTGGACCAGTTGCGTGAAACAGATGCCAAAAAGATTAAAGATCTCGAAAACAAAAATAATCGGCTAGCCAGCCTGGTTGATACGCTTCGCAGTCGTCTTGATCAAATACAAAAAGTTAGTTTTGAGAAGCCAGATGGTGTGGTCAGAACCGTAGACAACAGTACTGGAGTTGTGTGGATCAATCTGGGACAAGCAGATCGTCTTCCTAAACGAATGACGTTCAGTGTGTACCGAAAATCTCATCAGGGAATTGGCCGAGGTGAAGAAGACATTATTGGAGCCATCGAAGTCACTAAAATCCTGGGACCACATCTTGCTGAAGCACGTATTGTGGGTGATGATATTTTTCAGCCAATCAGTCCCGGCGATCCAATCTATACACCGCTCTGGGGTGTCGGTCGTCCAGAAACATTTGCCATCTCTGGAATCATTGATCTGGATGGTGATGGAAAGTCTGATATGGACCAGCTGCGTCAAATTATCGAAAACGCGAATGCTAAAATCGATAACGAAGTCACCGAAGATGGTGAACGACTCGGAAATGGGTTAACTGTGCACACGAAGTTCCTCGTCATTGGTGAATCCCCCAATTTAGATAATGCGAAAACAGATGAGCAACGCGACAAAATGCAGGAAATTCTTTCTAAGATGAAAGAAATTAGTGACGAAGCGCGTTTGAAAGCAGTTCGTGTGATCGGGATTAACGATTTTTTGAGCTACATTGGCTATAAACCACAACGTCGCCTCTATACGCCCGGTTCTGGAGTTCCCTCTAAAATCAGAGCAGGTGCCAAAAAGACGGGGACCACTGCTGGTTTAGCAAACAAATCATTGACAGGCTCTGGTACTGTTTCAGATGTGTTCAAAGGTAACAAAGGTCGTAAAAAACCAGCAAATCGACCTTATTGAAACTGATAATTAAACAGAAGTATTTATGCTTGACAATAAGAAAACCGTGCTGTGTTCACAGTACGGTTTTCTTATTGCTTATGTCTTTACAGAAAGTGGTAAGAATCAAACCTTCTGTTGTTTATGCTTATGCTTACCTTTGAATCGCTTGCGTTTGACAGGCGAAGATGAATCAAATTGTTCATATCGAGAAATGTTCAACTGCTGACCAGCCACCCAGACACTTTTCAGAGCTCGGAAAATATCGCGAGGCATCCCTTCAGGCAGGTCAACCGTACTGTATTCATCAAAGATGTTGATTCGACCGATATATTTGCTGTCCAGTTCTGCTTCGTTAGCTATTGCACCCACAATGTTGCCCGGTTTCACACCATGGCTATGCCCGACTTGTAGTCGGAATCGTTCCATGCCTTCTTCAGGTGCTTCGTTGGTAACACGTTTTCGAGGGGTGCGCTCTTTTTCTTTTTGAAACGGACGCTCGGTTCGAGGTTGCCTGTTCCCCATTGGCTCGCGTTGTTTTTTAAGTTTCTCTTTACGTGGAGTCTCTTTCAATAATAATGGTCGCTTACCCTGAGCCATGCAAGCTAACGCTGCGGCAATCTGAATCTCGGAATGATTCGATTCCGATTGATATTCCGTCAGCAAGGTCTGATAGAATTCAAAGTCTCGTGAATCCATCGCTTTGGTTACCGATTCTTTGAAACGCTCCTTGCGTCGTTCATTAATCTTATCAATCGGAGGTAACTCCATACGCTCAATTTTGTGTTTGATGGCCCGTTCAATACCTTGGAGCGATCGTGTCTCACGAGGAGAAACAAAGGTAATTGCTTCACCTGTTCGACCCGCACGACCGGTACGACCGATGCGATGCACATAGGATTCGGAATCACCAGGTAGATCGTAATTGATGACGTGGCTGATCCGGTCCACGTCCAATCCTCGCGCGGCGACATCAGTGGCAATCACGATATTAACGTGTCCTGCTTTGAGACGGCCCACCGTGCGTTCGCGTTGTTTCTGGGGAATGTCACCGTTTAGCGGTGCAGCCAGAAAGCCACGGGCTTCCAGTTTTTCGGAGAGTTCGGTGGTAATCGTCTT
The Gimesia aquarii DNA segment above includes these coding regions:
- a CDS encoding DEAD/DEAH box helicase, coding for MSTEVSLQAKFKDLALCQPVLDSLEDLGYDTPTPIQAQTIPMLLDGRDLVGQAQTGTGKTAAFALPLLSKIDLNLKAPQVLVLAPTRELAIQVAESFKKYGAKLQGLQVLPIYGGADFKTQLQPLKRGVQVVVGTPGRVMDHMRRGTLKLDALRCLVLDEADEMLRMGFIDDVEWILEQTPDQHQTTLFSATMPAAIRRIAGNYLQSPAEVTVKVKTRTADTIRQRHWVARGLHKLDALTRILEAEEIDGVLIFVRTKTITTELSEKLEARGFLAAPLNGDIPQKQRERTVGRLKAGHVNIVIATDVAARGLDVDRISHVINYDLPGDSESYVHRIGRTGRAGRTGEAITFVSPRETRSLQGIERAIKHKIERMELPPIDKINERRKERFKESVTKAMDSRDFEFYQTLLTEYQSESNHSEIQIAAALACMAQGKRPLLLKETPRKEKLKKQREPMGNRQPRTERPFQKEKERTPRKRVTNEAPEEGMERFRLQVGHSHGVKPGNIVGAIANEAELDSKYIGRINIFDEYSTVDLPEGMPRDIFRALKSVWVAGQQLNISRYEQFDSSSPVKRKRFKGKHKHKQQKV